Proteins co-encoded in one Bradyrhizobium sp. 170 genomic window:
- a CDS encoding cyclase family protein → MKAFILGAAMTLAFSAAAYAQAPTWTVPEESQRCPSKWGAADERGSGNHQKPAAVMNAAKLIKTGEVIELAHVLGPSMAFFGTRRFDMHAKRTFMNQFSNMRGSNEELIITELGQVGTQFDGFAHQTHLNSWYNCQKVDENVDRTGFKKFGIHNVGTLFTRGVLIDVAAFKGVEMLGDNYEITVDDLEGALKKQNLTLQPGDAVIIHTGWGKLYGKDNPRYVKSCPGIGVPAALWLAAKDPMLLGADNWPVEVAPNPDKQLSLPVHQVALVVNGIHLLENLKLDELAQKGVGEFAFVMQPLKIQGGSGSTVSPIAVR, encoded by the coding sequence ATGAAAGCATTCATATTGGGTGCGGCGATGACGCTTGCGTTTTCCGCCGCCGCCTACGCGCAGGCACCGACCTGGACCGTTCCGGAGGAAAGCCAGCGCTGCCCCTCGAAATGGGGCGCGGCCGACGAGCGCGGTTCGGGCAATCATCAGAAGCCCGCGGCCGTGATGAACGCCGCGAAGCTGATCAAGACCGGCGAGGTGATCGAGCTCGCGCACGTGCTCGGCCCCAGCATGGCGTTCTTCGGAACGCGGCGCTTCGACATGCACGCCAAGCGCACGTTCATGAACCAGTTCTCCAACATGCGCGGTTCGAACGAAGAGCTCATCATCACCGAGCTCGGCCAGGTCGGCACCCAGTTCGACGGCTTTGCGCACCAGACCCATCTCAACAGCTGGTACAATTGCCAGAAGGTCGACGAGAACGTCGATCGCACCGGCTTCAAGAAGTTCGGTATCCATAATGTCGGCACGCTGTTCACGCGCGGCGTCCTGATCGACGTTGCCGCCTTCAAGGGCGTCGAGATGCTGGGCGACAATTACGAAATCACGGTGGACGATCTGGAGGGCGCCCTGAAGAAGCAGAACCTGACGCTGCAGCCCGGCGACGCCGTCATCATCCATACCGGCTGGGGCAAGCTCTACGGCAAGGACAACCCGCGCTACGTGAAATCCTGCCCGGGCATCGGCGTGCCGGCCGCGCTCTGGCTTGCCGCAAAGGACCCGATGCTGCTCGGCGCCGACAACTGGCCGGTCGAGGTCGCGCCCAACCCCGACAAGCAATTGTCGCTTCCGGTGCACCAGGTCGCGCTCGTGGTGAACGGCATCCATCTGCTGGAGAACCTCAAGCTCGATGAGCTCGCGCAAAAGGGCGTCGGCGAATTCGCCTTCGTGATGCAGCCGCTCAAGATTCAAGGCGGCTCGGGCTCGACGGTGTCGCCGATCGCGGTGCGGTAG
- a CDS encoding dodecin, protein MPNTEMKDHVYKILDLVGSSEKSIEDAIQNAITRASKTVRSMKWFEVVQTRGHIEDGAVRHYQVTLRVGFTLEG, encoded by the coding sequence ATGCCAAACACCGAAATGAAGGATCACGTTTACAAGATCCTGGACCTCGTCGGATCCTCCGAGAAAAGCATCGAAGACGCCATTCAGAACGCGATCACCCGCGCATCAAAGACCGTTCGCTCCATGAAATGGTTCGAGGTGGTGCAAACGAGAGGCCACATCGAGGATGGAGCCGTGCGCCACTACCAGGTCACCTTGCGGGTTGGATTTACCCTGGAGGGGTAA
- a CDS encoding sulfite oxidase, translated as MARETGGNTAVGNKFETSRRRFLGSSGLAAIGAVIGGALPLSRNGAGIPQAHAQAAPAAAPAAAKGPQHLKFPGKNEGLVVLGEKPLVAETPESLLDDDTTPIEKFYIRNNGQIPEEAKDPDAWKITIDGEVNNKIEITLGELKSKYKAVTRRMVLECGGNGRAAFSPPARGNQWTNGGAGCAEWTGVPLADLLKKAGLKPSAKYTAHYAADLHLSGDAGKPTISRGVRIEKAMDPNTMIVWAMNGKPLPNIHGGPVRLVVPGWAGSASQKWLTRITIRDKEHDGPGMTEFSYRTAIKPMVPGGKADPANFRILESMPVRSIITNPANGAKFAAGTKELKLRGASWAGDLTVKQVDISTDFGASWQRTTLEKPKNKYDWQRWTATIKLPTDGYFEIWARATDSRGAMQPHQAGFWNPQGYGGNAMHRIAVLVG; from the coding sequence ATGGCGCGGGAAACCGGGGGCAATACGGCTGTTGGCAACAAGTTCGAGACCAGCCGGCGCAGATTTCTGGGCAGTTCAGGTCTGGCGGCGATCGGCGCCGTCATCGGCGGCGCGTTGCCGCTCTCGCGCAACGGCGCCGGCATTCCCCAGGCCCACGCGCAGGCGGCCCCGGCCGCCGCGCCTGCTGCGGCGAAGGGACCGCAACACCTGAAATTCCCCGGCAAGAACGAAGGGCTCGTCGTGCTCGGCGAAAAGCCGCTGGTCGCCGAGACGCCGGAAAGCCTGCTCGACGATGACACCACGCCGATCGAGAAATTCTACATCCGCAACAACGGGCAGATCCCCGAGGAGGCGAAGGATCCCGACGCCTGGAAGATCACCATCGACGGCGAGGTCAACAACAAGATCGAGATCACGCTCGGCGAGTTGAAGTCGAAGTACAAGGCGGTGACGCGGCGCATGGTGCTGGAGTGCGGCGGCAACGGCCGTGCGGCGTTCTCGCCGCCGGCGCGCGGCAACCAGTGGACCAATGGCGGCGCCGGCTGCGCGGAATGGACCGGCGTGCCGCTCGCCGACCTGCTGAAGAAGGCCGGCCTGAAGCCATCAGCGAAATACACCGCGCATTATGCGGCCGATCTGCATCTGTCGGGCGACGCCGGCAAGCCGACCATCTCGCGCGGCGTGCGTATCGAAAAGGCAATGGACCCGAACACGATGATCGTATGGGCCATGAACGGCAAGCCGCTGCCGAACATCCATGGCGGACCGGTGCGGCTGGTCGTGCCGGGCTGGGCCGGCTCGGCGTCGCAGAAATGGCTGACGCGCATCACCATCCGCGACAAGGAGCATGACGGCCCCGGCATGACGGAATTTTCCTATCGCACGGCGATCAAGCCGATGGTGCCCGGCGGCAAGGCCGATCCGGCGAATTTCCGTATCCTGGAATCGATGCCGGTGCGCTCCATCATCACCAATCCCGCCAACGGCGCCAAGTTCGCCGCCGGTACCAAGGAGCTGAAACTGCGCGGCGCCTCCTGGGCCGGCGATCTCACCGTCAAGCAGGTGGATATCTCGACCGATTTTGGCGCGAGCTGGCAGCGGACCACGCTGGAAAAGCCGAAGAACAAATATGACTGGCAGCGCTGGACCGCGACCATCAAACTGCCGACCGACGGCTATTTCGAAATCTGGGCGCGCGCCACCGATTCCAGGGGTGCGATGCAGCCGCATCAGGCCGGCTTCTGGAATCCGCAGGGCTATGGCGGCAACGCCATGCACCGCATCGCCGTGCTGGTCGGATGA
- a CDS encoding MBL fold metallo-hydrolase, with translation MKLRAKFFLAAALAGAAVVIAPAGEATAQPSSQITILYDAFGTDAAMKKDWGFSALVEISGKRILFDTGNDADIFAANVKAKNIDLTSIDFVVLSHRHSDHMAGLNHVLSVNPTVKIYAPREGFGIYGSSLPSSFYRKDESLPPEMRYYDGKPPEVMKFGAAWQRANIEPIDKTTEIAPGITLIALVSDAPGTKELKELSLAVNTADGVVLVVGCAHPGIERIVEAAIAINPKIRLIAGGFHLVVASDEVIAKAVATLKDTFKVENIAPGHCTGEPTFAALKQAYGDRYLYAGVGTSLPLGPAMGTIGRRGEGPALQEDDLATYRKLAQREDPFGILKARSLRSGFSHL, from the coding sequence ATGAAACTTCGCGCAAAGTTTTTTCTTGCGGCCGCACTTGCCGGCGCCGCTGTCGTGATTGCCCCGGCTGGCGAGGCGACGGCTCAGCCCAGCAGCCAGATCACGATCCTCTACGACGCCTTCGGCACTGATGCCGCGATGAAAAAGGATTGGGGCTTCTCCGCACTTGTGGAGATTTCCGGCAAACGAATCCTGTTCGACACAGGCAACGATGCAGACATCTTCGCAGCGAACGTCAAGGCGAAGAACATTGACCTCACCAGCATCGACTTCGTGGTGCTGTCACACCGGCACTCCGATCACATGGCTGGCCTGAACCATGTTCTGAGCGTGAATCCGACGGTGAAGATCTACGCACCCAGGGAAGGATTCGGAATCTATGGCTCGTCGCTGCCCTCGAGCTTTTACCGAAAGGACGAATCCTTGCCACCCGAAATGCGCTACTACGACGGCAAGCCGCCGGAAGTCATGAAATTCGGTGCCGCCTGGCAGCGAGCCAATATCGAGCCTATCGACAAGACAACGGAAATCGCCCCAGGCATCACGTTAATAGCGCTTGTCTCCGATGCCCCCGGCACGAAGGAGCTGAAGGAGCTGTCCCTGGCCGTCAACACCGCGGACGGCGTCGTGCTCGTGGTCGGCTGCGCGCACCCCGGGATCGAAAGGATCGTCGAGGCGGCGATAGCCATCAACCCCAAAATTCGTTTGATCGCTGGCGGCTTCCACCTCGTCGTCGCATCGGACGAGGTCATTGCCAAGGCCGTGGCAACGCTCAAGGACACGTTCAAGGTGGAAAACATCGCTCCGGGCCACTGCACCGGCGAGCCGACCTTCGCAGCATTGAAGCAGGCTTACGGTGATCGATACCTTTATGCGGGTGTTGGCACCTCGCTGCCGTTGGGACCAGCCATGGGCACTATCGGGCGACGTGGCGAGGGACCGGCGCTCCAGGAGGATGATCTCGCCACCTACCGGAAGCTGGCCCAACGGGAAGACCCGTTCGGCATTCTAAAGGCACGGAGTTTACGATCGGGGTTTTCGCACCTGTGA
- a CDS encoding MBL fold metallo-hydrolase, translating to MRNCVGALSTIGAAALIGIFGLGHSAKAQSPSATQVVMLGTGTPGPDPDRSGPATAVVVNGTAYLVDVGAGVVRRAKAAALDKGIPALEPISLRVVFVTHLHSDHTVGYPDLILTPWVIGRKIPLEVHGPKGIKAMTEHILLAYGEDIKTRTNPHGNQREFPQGSWVNAHEIAAGVVYKDANVTVTAFTTRHAMESYGYRFDTGDRSIVITGDTAPTQATIDACNGCDVLIHEVNTLSALAARPAMFQAFAGMYHTSTAQLAELAAQAKPKLLVLYHASISLRPRVNPNFPGAAANSSPEELLAEVQSRYGGKVVVARDLDVY from the coding sequence ATGCGAAACTGTGTTGGCGCGCTGTCAACGATTGGCGCTGCTGCGCTGATCGGTATTTTCGGGCTTGGCCATTCTGCCAAAGCTCAGTCCCCATCGGCCACCCAGGTCGTCATGCTTGGAACCGGCACGCCGGGGCCTGACCCGGATCGCTCCGGACCGGCCACAGCGGTCGTGGTCAACGGCACGGCCTATCTGGTTGATGTCGGCGCGGGCGTCGTGCGGCGAGCAAAGGCAGCGGCTCTCGACAAAGGTATTCCTGCCCTTGAACCGATAAGCTTGCGCGTGGTCTTCGTGACGCACCTGCACTCGGATCACACGGTGGGTTACCCCGATCTCATTCTGACGCCCTGGGTCATCGGCCGCAAAATCCCGCTGGAAGTCCATGGCCCCAAAGGGATCAAGGCGATGACCGAGCACATCCTTCTTGCTTACGGGGAGGATATCAAGACTCGCACCAATCCGCATGGAAACCAGCGTGAGTTTCCGCAGGGGTCGTGGGTTAACGCGCATGAGATCGCAGCCGGCGTCGTCTACAAGGATGCAAACGTCACCGTAACAGCCTTCACCACCAGGCACGCGATGGAGAGCTACGGCTATCGGTTCGATACGGGCGACCGCAGCATCGTTATAACCGGCGACACCGCTCCAACCCAGGCAACGATCGACGCGTGCAACGGGTGCGATGTCCTCATCCACGAGGTCAATACGCTCTCCGCGCTCGCCGCCCGTCCGGCGATGTTCCAGGCCTTTGCCGGGATGTACCATACCTCGACGGCCCAGCTTGCCGAACTCGCCGCGCAGGCCAAACCCAAACTCCTGGTTCTGTATCACGCCTCGATTTCGCTCCGGCCGCGGGTCAACCCGAATTTTCCAGGCGCCGCCGCGAATTCCTCGCCCGAAGAGCTGCTCGCTGAAGTGCAGTCGCGCTACGGCGGTAAGGTCGTCGTCGCGCGTGACCTCGATGTTTATTGA
- a CDS encoding DUF2000 family protein translates to MQFDTKIAVVIRTDLEPWQKLNVASFLAGGIAAAFPECIGEPYGDASGTKYLSLIGQPILIYGADRAALSRALERALARNVTPAVYTEDMFKTTHDAANREVVRAVIRAELNLVGLAMRAERKVIDKIVDGLKFHS, encoded by the coding sequence ATGCAATTCGACACCAAGATCGCGGTCGTGATCCGGACCGATCTCGAACCGTGGCAGAAGCTCAACGTCGCTTCATTCCTCGCCGGCGGAATTGCCGCCGCCTTTCCCGAATGCATCGGCGAACCCTATGGCGACGCCTCGGGCACGAAATATCTGTCGCTGATCGGCCAACCGATCCTGATCTACGGCGCCGACCGGGCCGCACTTTCCCGCGCACTTGAACGGGCGTTGGCGCGCAACGTCACGCCCGCGGTCTATACCGAGGACATGTTCAAGACCACGCACGACGCCGCCAACCGCGAGGTGGTGCGCGCAGTGATCCGCGCCGAGCTCAATCTCGTCGGGCTCGCGATGCGCGCCGAGCGCAAGGTGATCGACAAGATCGTCGACGGGCTGAAGTTTCACAGCTAG
- a CDS encoding DUF4189 domain-containing protein, with product MVSTVAAQRRALFILALTLILGVSGYITKAWAAGAFAVGKCGAYGQAYDYPAEAAARAAALKQCKGNCTALTMNRACAALAVDMTNPCGPHGYAVKPKISSSLNAATKKCYEFGGKECVIRAWACDAKG from the coding sequence ATCGTTTCGACCGTCGCGGCACAGCGCCGCGCGCTCTTTATCCTTGCGCTGACGCTGATACTGGGCGTCTCGGGCTACATCACCAAAGCATGGGCGGCCGGCGCCTTCGCCGTCGGCAAATGCGGCGCCTACGGCCAGGCCTATGACTATCCGGCCGAGGCCGCCGCGCGTGCCGCGGCGCTGAAACAGTGCAAGGGCAACTGCACCGCGCTCACCATGAATCGGGCCTGCGCCGCGCTCGCGGTCGATATGACCAATCCGTGCGGTCCCCACGGCTATGCCGTAAAGCCGAAAATTTCCAGCTCGCTCAATGCTGCGACAAAGAAGTGCTACGAATTCGGCGGCAAGGAATGCGTCATCCGCGCCTGGGCCTGCGACGCCAAGGGCTGA
- a CDS encoding molybdopterin-binding/glycosyltransferase family 2 protein, with translation MKFGPASPADAIGGVTVHTLRQGSLVLKKGTTIGPAEVEALNKAGVKEIVVVRLEEGDVSEDVAAASIAQAVAGEGVNVERAFTGRSNLFAAQAGVLVVDRSAVDRINGVDEAITFATLAAFKPVVEGEMIATVKLIPFGVEAKLRDAAVDVAGKGALRIAPYTIKKVGVVSTLLPGLSPKVIDKTLRVTAERLAPAGASIIAERRVPHDEADLAASIKELLGLGAELVIVFGASAIADRRDVIPAAITEIGGAIEHFGMPVDPGNLLLIGSAGGVPVLGAPGCARSPVENGFDWVLMRLLAGLKVTRAELTGMGVGGLLMEIVTRPQPRTVADLEANRNVAAIVLAAGRSTRMGGPNKLLAEIDGKKLVRIVAEQALASKANDVIVVTGHQADLVEQALAGLNVKFVRNPDFAGGLASSVKAGISAVPENADGAVVCLGDMPLISAKLIDQLIETFAPDRGHLIAVPVSDGRRGNPVLWSRRFFKELMTLDGDIGARHLIAKHAEAVAEVPVDGQSAFLDIDTPQALEAARGS, from the coding sequence ATGAAGTTCGGTCCCGCCAGTCCGGCCGACGCGATTGGCGGCGTCACCGTCCATACGCTGCGGCAGGGGTCGCTGGTGCTGAAGAAAGGCACCACGATCGGGCCGGCCGAGGTCGAGGCGCTCAACAAGGCAGGCGTGAAAGAAATCGTCGTGGTGCGGCTGGAGGAGGGCGACGTCTCCGAAGACGTCGCGGCCGCCAGCATCGCGCAGGCTGTTGCTGGCGAGGGCGTCAATGTCGAGCGCGCCTTTACCGGCCGATCCAATCTATTCGCTGCGCAAGCCGGCGTGCTGGTGGTGGATCGATCAGCGGTCGACCGCATCAACGGCGTCGACGAAGCCATAACTTTTGCGACGCTCGCTGCCTTCAAGCCGGTCGTCGAAGGCGAGATGATCGCGACGGTCAAGCTCATTCCGTTCGGCGTCGAGGCGAAGCTGCGCGATGCCGCCGTTGATGTCGCGGGCAAGGGCGCGCTGCGGATTGCGCCTTACACCATCAAGAAGGTCGGCGTGGTCTCGACCCTGCTGCCCGGGCTTTCGCCCAAGGTGATCGACAAGACCTTGCGGGTGACGGCGGAACGGCTCGCGCCGGCGGGCGCCAGCATCATTGCCGAGCGCCGCGTGCCGCACGATGAGGCTGATCTCGCGGCATCCATCAAGGAATTGCTCGGCCTCGGCGCTGAACTCGTGATCGTGTTCGGCGCGTCCGCGATCGCCGATCGCCGCGACGTGATCCCGGCTGCGATCACCGAAATCGGCGGCGCGATCGAGCATTTCGGGATGCCGGTCGATCCCGGCAATCTGCTGCTGATCGGCAGCGCCGGCGGCGTGCCGGTGCTGGGCGCACCGGGCTGCGCGCGCTCGCCGGTGGAAAACGGTTTTGACTGGGTGCTGATGCGCCTTCTCGCCGGGCTGAAGGTCACGCGCGCCGAACTCACCGGTATGGGCGTCGGCGGCCTCCTGATGGAAATCGTCACCCGGCCGCAGCCGCGCACCGTTGCCGATCTCGAAGCCAACCGCAATGTCGCGGCAATCGTGCTTGCCGCCGGGCGCTCGACCCGGATGGGCGGTCCCAACAAGCTCTTGGCCGAAATCGACGGCAAGAAGCTGGTGCGGATCGTCGCCGAGCAGGCGCTGGCGTCGAAAGCGAATGACGTGATCGTCGTCACCGGTCATCAGGCCGATCTCGTCGAGCAGGCCTTGGCGGGCCTCAACGTAAAGTTCGTCCGCAATCCGGATTTCGCCGGTGGCCTGGCGTCCTCGGTCAAGGCCGGCATATCAGCGGTGCCGGAAAACGCCGACGGCGCCGTCGTCTGTCTCGGCGACATGCCGCTGATCTCCGCAAAACTGATCGACCAGTTGATCGAAACCTTCGCGCCGGACCGCGGCCATCTGATCGCCGTGCCCGTCAGCGACGGCCGCCGGGGCAATCCCGTGCTATGGTCGCGCCGCTTCTTCAAGGAGCTGATGACGCTCGACGGCGATATCGGCGCCCGCCATCTGATCGCCAAGCACGCCGAAGCCGTCGCCGAAGTCCCGGTCGATGGCCAGAGCGCGTTTCTCGATATCGACACCCCGCAGGCGCTGGAGGCGGCGCGAGGATCGTAG
- a CDS encoding XdhC family protein, whose translation MKLETLTQVNAERAARRPVIVITDTANGEQRLVKAKDIATDPLSAELSKQLRMGKSGMIESGGKKLFLNVYAPTARLVIVGAVHISQALAPLARSLDYDVTVVDPRTAFASPERFPDVPLIAEWPDVALPPLNVDHYTAFVAVTHDPKIDDPALLHAFERDCFYIGALGSRKTHAKRAERLKAQGASDADFARIHAPIGLSIGAVSPSEIAVAIMAEITAELRLPKEGEKQTAKVQAA comes from the coding sequence GTGAAGCTCGAAACACTCACCCAAGTCAACGCCGAGCGCGCTGCGCGCCGGCCTGTCATCGTGATCACTGATACTGCCAATGGCGAGCAGCGGCTAGTGAAGGCCAAGGATATCGCGACTGATCCGTTGAGCGCCGAACTCTCAAAGCAGCTCCGCATGGGCAAGAGCGGCATGATCGAGAGCGGCGGCAAAAAACTGTTCCTCAACGTCTACGCGCCGACGGCACGCCTCGTGATCGTCGGAGCGGTTCATATCAGCCAGGCGCTGGCGCCGCTGGCGCGTTCGCTCGATTACGACGTGACGGTGGTCGATCCGCGCACGGCCTTCGCGAGCCCGGAGCGTTTTCCGGACGTGCCGCTGATCGCTGAATGGCCCGACGTCGCGTTGCCGCCGCTCAACGTCGATCACTACACCGCGTTCGTCGCCGTCACGCATGATCCCAAGATCGACGATCCGGCGCTGCTGCATGCGTTCGAGCGCGACTGCTTTTATATCGGCGCGCTGGGCTCGCGAAAGACCCATGCCAAGCGCGCCGAGCGGCTGAAGGCGCAGGGCGCTTCAGATGCCGACTTCGCCCGGATCCATGCGCCGATCGGCCTCTCCATCGGCGCGGTGTCGCCGTCGGAGATCGCGGTCGCGATCATGGCCGAGATCACCGCCGAGCTGCGGCTGCCCAAGGAAGGCGAGAAGCAAACCGCAAAGGTGCAGGCGGCATGA
- a CDS encoding XdhC family protein has translation MLNRDEDILQAAENWQKAGHGVALATVVETWGSAPRPAGSSLVINDEGTFLGSVSGGCVEGAVVTEALDVIASGKPKMLEFGVADETAWNVGLSCGGTIRVFVEKVGQS, from the coding sequence ATGCTCAACCGCGACGAAGACATTCTGCAGGCCGCCGAGAACTGGCAAAAAGCCGGCCACGGCGTGGCGCTGGCGACGGTGGTCGAGACCTGGGGCTCCGCGCCCCGGCCGGCAGGCTCCAGCCTCGTCATCAACGATGAGGGCACCTTCCTGGGCTCCGTCTCCGGCGGCTGCGTCGAGGGCGCCGTCGTCACCGAGGCGCTGGACGTGATCGCCAGCGGCAAACCAAAAATGCTGGAGTTCGGCGTCGCCGACGAGACCGCCTGGAATGTCGGCCTGTCCTGCGGCGGCACTATCCGCGTCTTCGTCGAGAAGGTGGGCCAGTCGTGA